One Mycolicibacterium rufum genomic window, CGCCTACGCCGACGTCGTCGTCATGTTCCGCGAACTCGCGATGCTCGACGAGGACTCTGCGGTGTACCGGCGCCTCCGCGACACCATCATCGAACGGTGCCTCCCGCTCGCCGAACACATCGCCCGCCGCTTCCGCGGGCGCGGAGAATCCCATGACGACCTGGTACAGGTCGCCCGCGTCGGACTGCTCAACGCGGTCAACCGATTCGACATCGACACCGCCGACGACTTCCTGGCGTTCGCCGTGCCGACGATGATGGGTGAGGTGCGCCGGTATTTCCGCGACCACGGATGGTCGTTGAAGGTGCCGCGACGCCTCAAGGAACTCAACATGCGGCTCAAGGCCGCCCGGTCCGACCTGACCCAGCAACTCAACCGCGCGCCGTCCCCGAGCGAACTCGCCGAATACCTCGGGCTGGACCGCGAGGAAGTCGTCGAAGGGCTCATCGCGGCCGACGCCTATTCCACGCGCTCGACCGAGCAAGAACTCAGCGCCGACGGGGACGGTCTGACGATGATGGACACCCTCGGCGGGCCCGACCCCAATCTGCAGAAGGTGGTCGAGATCCACACGGTGCGACCGTTGATCGCCGATCTGCCCGAACGTGATCGCATGGTGCTCAAGATGCGATTCTTCGACAACAAGACGCAGTCGCAGATCGCCGACGAGATCGGCGTCTCTCAGATGCACGTGTCTCGACTGCTGGCGCGCGCGCTGGCCACGATCCGGGAGAAGGCGGCGGGCTAACCGCGCAGCGTGACGTGGGGACTCTGTCCGTAGCACTCGCGGTAGTACACCGCGAACCGGCCCGCGTGCAGGAATCCCCAGTGTCGCGCGACGTCGCTCACCGAGGTGGTCGCACGGTCCGCTGCGAGCAGTTCGCGGTGGGCGTGGTCCAGCCGGACCCGGCGAAGGTACTCGGTGGGCGTGCAGTCACGGTGCTTGCGGAACATGTACTGCAGCGCGCGTGGCGTCACGTAAACCGCCTCGGCCAGCTCGGTGAGCAAAACATCCTGCGCTGCATGCTCTTCGATGTAGAGCATCGCCCTGCGCAGCAGCGCGGGAGTGCTGTCCCGGCGGTCGGTGGCCGTGGGTTCGGCGAGCCCGGTGTGCGGATAGGCCGACAGCACGCTGGCAGCGACGTAGCGCGCCAGCGCGTCGGTCAGCAGCGGACTGTCCGAGGCGAAGGGCTCGCGTGCCACATGGTCACGGACGTAGGTGAGCACACCGGCCAGATGGTTGTTGGCCTCGCGCGACACCGGCAGGGCACCAGTCAGTCTCACCGTGCCGCTGGAGTCGCCGGGTGCGGCGGCCACGACCTCGTTCAGCCAGTGCCGCTCGAGGACCAGCATGCTGTAGCGGCCGTCGCCCACCCGGCCACCGAACGGCACGCCCTCGTCGACACCGATCGCCACGACATCTCCGGGCCGTGCGACGTCGGGGGTGCCGCTCATCGGCGGGCGTTGAACGTACAGCCCCGAGTGGACCAGGCAGATCAAGAGGTCGTCGAGCGGATCGATCTCATAGTCGAAATCGTGGCCGTACTCGAGCCGCTGCACACCCACGGCGCCGAGATCGGTGTTTTCGATCCGCGCGGACAGCGCCGCCTCAGACGGCACACCCGACAGCCGGACCTTCGCGTAATGGGCACTGAGTGCGGCTTCGGCCTCACCCACATCGTCGGTGTCGAGCAATACAGTCGTCACGAGCAGTCCCCCACAGCACCACAGAACTGCCGGCGCTGTTCTCGGCCGTTTGGCCCATTGTCGGCCAGGCGGACCGCAAAGTCACGCCGGAGGCGTCACCGACCCGCCGCGTCGAACGCCTGCTCCAGCGTCGGATGCAGCGCCATGATCTCGGCCAGGCCGATCATCCTCATCGGTCTGCTGGTCGCCGGACCGTCGGCCACCACCATGAATTGCGTTGCGTCGCCGCACCGGTCGTGCGCCTCGACCAGCAGGCCCATGCCGACCGACGCCAGGAAGTCCACGGCGGTGAGGTCCACGATCATCGAGGTGGGTTTCTTCGTCAGCGCGGTCTCGATCTGACGGTCGAGCGCGGTCACGGTGAGCATGTCGAGGTCACCGGTGCAGCGGATCACGACGACCGAATCGTGCCAGGAGTCGGTGATGATGCACTGCGAGGGCGCACCGGCCGACTCCTGCTCGGATGAGGGTGAGGGTGAAGAGGTGGAAGGCATGTCAACTCCGGAGATCGCTGGGAAGCGGCGCGGCGTCTCACGGGCTGCATAGTCTGAACCAGAAGGTCGGGGCGCGTGATGATCAGTCTAGACGCGTTGCGGAGGCATGGAGTCGAAGTCAGACCGCCGACATGGACTTCAGCACGAACGTGCGGACGCGGCCCGCCACGGCGGCGCGGCACATCGACAGCAGAGGCTCGGACAACTGTTCGGCGAGTACCACCTCGACCTGCCCCGACCGCCCGTCGAGGATGACCCGGATGGTGTCGTCGACGTGGTCCACCTGCACCGGCGACAGCGCCCGGATGCGGGCGTCACCGGAGGCCTCGCGCACGAAGTACTGGGCGGCCTGCACGGCATGCGGAAGCGATGTCCGGCCCCGCAGGTGGCCGTTGTCGACCAGACCGTCGAAGTACCTGCTGACCAGGCCTGCGGTGTCGGTCGAATCGATGCGCCCGTAGCAGAGCCCCTCGGGCAGGATCAGCATCGTGGCGGCGAAGCGGTCACCGCCCAGATGTGAACACTCCCAGGTGATGTCGGGATACCGGGCGGCGATCGCGGCGGCCGCCACCCGGCCGCGGACGGCGCAGCACTGGTCATGGCGGCCGTGCGCGCAGACCGCGACGACGGGATCGGCGCACCGCTCACCGTCGCCGCCGTCGAGGGCGATGTCGAGGTAGCCGCCCGGCTCCGAGACCTCGCCGCGGTACAGCGCCTCGCGACCCTCGTCGCAGAACGCGATGAACCAGCGCCAGCGAGGGGTCGCGGGGCGGCGGCCGGGCCGGCGAACCGCGGCCACCCGCATGCCCGCCGTCTCGAACCGGCGGGCGATGGCGCGCCCCAACACGGGGTCCAGGATCGACGGCGAATCGAGGAACGCCGACGGTCCCCACCCACCGCTGAGCTCGAGCAGGGCCCACGCGTGTCCGGCGGACGCGGTCGCGTACATCGCGTCGCCGCGGGCCAGCGACTGGTCGCTGCAGGGCGGGCGCCTGGCGTCGGCCATCGAGTGTCGTCCTAGTCGGCGACGGCCACGGCGACCGCCTCGCGGAGCAGGCGGCGCAGCAGCACCGCGCCGTCGTGGGCATCGAGGCCGGGCAGTGTCGCGGCGTCGAGAACGCCTCCCGCCTGCAGCGCCCGCAGGGCGGGCGCGCAGAACTCCGGGAAGGACATGGTGCGGTCGGGAAGCCGCAACCTGACCCGGCCGTCGGCGTCCTCCAGCGTCGCCAGCAGACCGCGGCGCCAGCGCACCCGCGTCGTCTCGGCCGCCGCGGCCGCGTCCAGGGTCGCCAACGGCGCCACGGGCACCGGCCGGGTGCGGTCGCCGTGCCGGCGGGCCATCCGGGCCGCAACGCGGTCACTCAGGTCGGCGCCGCGGTCACGCACCGTCTCGGTAAGCGCCGCCATCATCTTTGACGCGATCGCCGCCGTCTCGCCGGAGTGCGCCATGTCGATCCCCATCGGCAGGGAGGCGCGGAACTCCGCGTCGTCGGCCAGCGCGTCGACGAGGGAACGAAGCACGTCCAGGCCGGTCATCGCGGAGACGCCGATCGTCAGATGGATCGACGTGGTGTCCCCCGAGCGGGCAGCGTGCACCCACCCCCGCGGTAGGTAGAGCGCGTCGCCGGGGCGCAGGACGGTGTCGATCACCGGCGGCTGCTCGGCGCGCGCGGCGATCGCGGCGCGGTGGTCGGTCCACGGCTGGCTGGGCAACGGGTCGGCGTGCACCGGCTCGTGCACCCGCCACTGTTTGTCGCCGCTGACCTGCAGAACGAAGACGTCGTGGACGTCGTAATGGGAATCGAAACCCCGATTGTCGGGTGGGGTGATGTAGGCGTTGGCCTGCACCGGGTGCCCGAGGTCGTCGACCGCATCGCGGACGAAGTCGATCAGCGGTGGCCACAACCGGTGCAACCCCTGCAGGACCAGGGTGGCGCCCGCCGCCAACTGCCCCAGCACCCGGGCCGAGTCCACCTGGTCGGGCATCTCGGCGCCGAAGCCCGCAGCGTCGACGTAGCAGCCGCGGGGCAACACCTCGCCCGCCTTGGCCATCCGCAGGAACGGCGCGCGTACCCCGCGACGGGAGATCAGCTCGTCGACGGCGTCGGGTGAGAGCAGATCGGTGAAGTCGCGGGGCAGCGCCCCAGACCGGCTGAGCAGAGGTCGTCGACCCCAGTACTGCGCCGCGAACACCTCCGGAGCGACCGCGACGCAGCGCGTCAGCATGGAACCGTCCTAGGCGGTACCGTCCGCGCCGCCGTCGTGACCGCCGGGGTTCGAGCCGCCGTCGGCAGGACCCTCGCCGCCCGCGGAGCCGTCGGCGCCGCCGTCGTGACCGCCGGGGTTCGAGCCGCCGTCGGCAGGACCCTCGCCGCCCGCGGTGCCGTCGGCGCCGCCGTCGTGGCCACCGGGGTTCGAGCCGCCGTCGGCAGGACCCTCGCCGCCGGACTCCGTGGTGATGTCGTCGTCATCGAGTGCCATTGTCGTCACCTTTCCGCGCCACTGGGATGCCGCTGGGATGAGCCGCAGCCTACCGCGCCTGGCAGTGGTGCCCACCCGGTACGCAAGCCAAACCCGCCGGGCCCGCCCAGCAGGTAACGGACCGTGGGATTTGACGTAACGATCGGAGCGCGCCGCGCGGAAAGCGACACCCTCCCAGTAGGATCGGGCCATCGATCCGGATTCGGGTCGCTTGGCCGTCGCCAACCACACTGGAGAACGCTTGAGGTCTGATCGTCGTGCCCGCGCAGCCTGCCTGGCAGCCCTGCTGGCGGTGGTCGCCGCCTTCGGCATTGTCTCGTCGAGCGCGCCGCAGTGCCCCGATCGGTGCCAGGCGCTGGCCGCCGGCAGCGCCTCGCACTTCGCCCCGCCGGCTCCCCCGTCGCCCACCGCGCCGGCCCGCCTGCTCGTGACCCCCGGCGCGGGCGCCGAGGACGTCAAGCCCGACGCCCGCGTGCTCGTCGCGGCGGTCGAGGGCACCGTCGAGAGCGTCACGATGGTCAACGACGCGGACAAGGAGATCCCCGGCGTCCTGACCCCTGACGGCAAGACGTGGAAGCCGACGCTGCAACTCGGGTTCGGCCGCACCTACACCATGACGATCGCGGGCCGCGGTCCCGGCGGGATGCCCACCCTGCAGACGTCGAGCTTCCGCACGGTGGATCCGGGCGAGCAGGCCTCGGTGTACCTGGACACCGTCGGATACGCACCGATCGAGGAGGGCGGCACCTACGGCGTCGGCATGGTGGTGGTGGCCAATTTCGACCACGCCGTCGACCGGGCGGCCGCCGAGCGGCATCTGCGGGTGCGCACCGATCCGCCGGTCACCGGCGGCTGGTATTGGATCGACGACGAGACCGCGCACTGGCGGCCGCAGAAGTACTACGCGCCGGGCACCAAGGTCAGCGTCGAGGCCGACATCTACGGCGACAAGCTCAGTGACGACCTGTACGGCGCCGAGGACGCGAAGGTGAACTTCGTCATCGGCGACGCGCACGTCTCGATCGCCGACGACACCACCAAGCAGGTCAGCGTCTTCGACAACGGCAAACTCGTGCGGACGATGCCGACCTCGATGGGCATGGGCGGCACCGAGACCATCGGCGGGAACACGCTGTCGTTCTGGACGCCGCCGGGTGTCTACACCGTCATCGACAAGGCGAACCCGGTGATCATGGACTCGTCGTCGTTCGGGCTCCCGGTCAACAGCCGGTTGGGTTACCGCGAGACGATCCCGTGGGCAACGAAGATCAGCTCTGACGGGATTTATCTGCACCAGCTCAACTCGACCGTGTGGGCGCAGGGCAACACCAACCTCAGCCACGGATGCCTGAACCTCAACAGCGACAACGCCCAATGGTTCTTCTCGTTCTCGCGGCCCGGTGATGTGGTCGAGGTGCGCAACACCGGTGGCCCGCCGCTGCGGCTGGACCAGAACGGCGACTGGACGCTGCCGTGGGCGGAATGGGTGAAGGGCAGCGCGCTGCGCCACTGAGTCGTGGTGGTCCCGGCTGGGTTCGAACCAGCGACCTTCCGCGTGTGAGGCGGACGCTCTCCCACTGAGCTACGAGACCGGGTATTTCCGACGAAGTCGGACGCGGCAGAACATTAACACGCGTACCCGGCCCTCCCAGAATTCGGGGCTTCTGCCAGGCACTTCACAGGTAAAGTCACCGCATGACGCTGTGTGGGCGGGTCGCATCCGTCGCCGTGGCGGCCCTGTGCGCGGCCGGCGTGGGCGCAGCGCCGGTGGCCGCGGCCGACGTCGTCGGGTTCACGTCGCCGAGCGGCAACGTGGGCTGCATCCTCACCGAGGACATGGTGCGCTGCGACATCGCCGACCGGTCATGGGCGCCGCCGCCGCGGACCGCCGACTGCCCCGACTTCACCGACTACGGCCAGGGCCTGACGCTGGGCCGGACCGGCGCGCCGCGGTTCGTCTGCGCCGGCGACACCGCGCTGGGCGCCGGGCCCGCGTTGCCCTACGGCGAGGACCGGGCCGGTGCCGGGATCAGTTGCCGCAGCGAGATGTCGGGCATGCGGTGCCTGAACACCGACGGCCGCGGATTCACGCTCTCACGGGAGGACTACACCGTCTTCTGACGCGCGACGCGCCCCAACCGAGAGGGGATTTGTCTACGCCCAACCGCGTGGACTATCGTCGTGCTTCGCAACGAGCGACGATCTCGCCCGTGGCGCGCGGATGTAGCGCAGTTGGTAGCGCATCACCTTGCCAAGGTGAGGGTCGCGGGTTCGAATCCCGTCATCCGCTCGAAGGTGCAGTGGCATCAAGCCCAGCGGTGGAGTGGCCGAGTGGTGAGGCAACGGCCTGCAAAGCCGTGCACACGGGTTCGATTCCCGTCTCCACCTCCAAGGTGTTCCCGGCGCGATTAGCTCAGCGGGAGAGCGCTTCCCTGACACGGAAGAGGTCACTGGTTCAATCCCAGTATCGCGCACCATATTTCGTCATCTCTTCTTCTTCGGCGGCCACCGCAACATGCCGTGCCAGGCGAATCTGGGAACCCCCTGGCAGTCCCCGGATCGGCCCGCGGGCCTGTCAGACGATCGGCAGGCGATCAGGGTGGTTCCTCCGAGTCTGCGCCCTCACCATCGACGCCATACCCCGGCCGGATGCACCACGCCCGGCTTCGTACCGCGTCATCTGAGGAGATCGCCATGCCGAACCGCATCACCACCGCCGCCGCCGGACTTGTCGCCGGGGCCGCCATGCTCGCCGCCTCGCTCGGCGGCGCCGCCGTGTCCCAGGCCGCAAGCAGCGGCGTGGACATCCAGGGCACCTATCCCAAGCCCGGCTCGTACTCCGGCGTGGCCGGCGGTATCTCGCTGTGCACCCAGCACGGCATCAAGATGCCGTGCGGACCCAACTTCACCCCGGGCATCACGAAAGCCAACAATCAGGGCTGACCGCGCTTCGCGGCGCCTCTCTTCGAACATATGATCGAAGGGTGGCGCTGCAGAAGATCGGACATGGCGGACAACCGCAGCCCACCGTGTTCCGCCGGGTGCACCCACCGGTGGCGGTCCTGGTGGATCTCGTCGCGATGTTCCCGCGCGAGCCGCACGGAGAAGGCCGGTACCACCCCCACGGCCTGCAGATGAACACCGTCGTCGACGGCCGCCTGACCTGCTGGGGTCTCGGCGAGCAGGGCGGCTGGTGGGGGCTGGTGACCTACGCCGTCACCTTCGGCGGCGACAAGCAGACGGTCACCCACTGGGCGCCCGCCTGGGTGCTCAAACTCAAGTAGCCGTTTGATGTTCGCCACAGGTGCCTGCCGTCGTCGCAGCCCGGCTGAACGCTCAGGATCGCGCCGGTTGACGGCCGCGCGGGAGGCGGCGAAGCTGAGCGCGTGATCGCGTTGAGTGAGCAGCAGATCATCGACCAGCTGGCGCAGCGTCTGGCCGATGCCCACGCCGCCGTGGAGCCGGGCCGCGTCGCCGCGGTGGTCCACGAGCAGTACGCCCGCTTCGAGGGCCGACCCATCCGGGACTTCGTCCCGCTGTTCGTCGAACGCAACGCGAAAGCAGAACTGACCCGCCTCGCCGTCTGACCGACACCCGATTCGTTACCGCATTTCAAGCGCGAATCTATGTGGCTATCAGGCCACTCTCAGGTTGGGTCCGTAATTTCGCCAGTACGGAAGTCCCGATCAGACAACCCCGATACGCTCGGCCCGCCAC contains:
- a CDS encoding SigB/SigF/SigG family RNA polymerase sigma factor, whose product is MHTLEHPTSPAPSTSTNAYADVVVMFRELAMLDEDSAVYRRLRDTIIERCLPLAEHIARRFRGRGESHDDLVQVARVGLLNAVNRFDIDTADDFLAFAVPTMMGEVRRYFRDHGWSLKVPRRLKELNMRLKAARSDLTQQLNRAPSPSELAEYLGLDREEVVEGLIAADAYSTRSTEQELSADGDGLTMMDTLGGPDPNLQKVVEIHTVRPLIADLPERDRMVLKMRFFDNKTQSQIADEIGVSQMHVSRLLARALATIREKAAG
- a CDS encoding helix-turn-helix transcriptional regulator; the protein is MTTVLLDTDDVGEAEAALSAHYAKVRLSGVPSEAALSARIENTDLGAVGVQRLEYGHDFDYEIDPLDDLLICLVHSGLYVQRPPMSGTPDVARPGDVVAIGVDEGVPFGGRVGDGRYSMLVLERHWLNEVVAAAPGDSSGTVRLTGALPVSREANNHLAGVLTYVRDHVAREPFASDSPLLTDALARYVAASVLSAYPHTGLAEPTATDRRDSTPALLRRAMLYIEEHAAQDVLLTELAEAVYVTPRALQYMFRKHRDCTPTEYLRRVRLDHAHRELLAADRATTSVSDVARHWGFLHAGRFAVYYRECYGQSPHVTLRG
- a CDS encoding STAS domain-containing protein produces the protein MPSTSSPSPSSEQESAGAPSQCIITDSWHDSVVVIRCTGDLDMLTVTALDRQIETALTKKPTSMIVDLTAVDFLASVGMGLLVEAHDRCGDATQFMVVADGPATSRPMRMIGLAEIMALHPTLEQAFDAAGR
- a CDS encoding sucrase ferredoxin, with amino-acid sequence MADARRPPCSDQSLARGDAMYATASAGHAWALLELSGGWGPSAFLDSPSILDPVLGRAIARRFETAGMRVAAVRRPGRRPATPRWRWFIAFCDEGREALYRGEVSEPGGYLDIALDGGDGERCADPVVAVCAHGRHDQCCAVRGRVAAAAIAARYPDITWECSHLGGDRFAATMLILPEGLCYGRIDSTDTAGLVSRYFDGLVDNGHLRGRTSLPHAVQAAQYFVREASGDARIRALSPVQVDHVDDTIRVILDGRSGQVEVVLAEQLSEPLLSMCRAAVAGRVRTFVLKSMSAV
- a CDS encoding cupin domain-containing protein, yielding MLTRCVAVAPEVFAAQYWGRRPLLSRSGALPRDFTDLLSPDAVDELISRRGVRAPFLRMAKAGEVLPRGCYVDAAGFGAEMPDQVDSARVLGQLAAGATLVLQGLHRLWPPLIDFVRDAVDDLGHPVQANAYITPPDNRGFDSHYDVHDVFVLQVSGDKQWRVHEPVHADPLPSQPWTDHRAAIAARAEQPPVIDTVLRPGDALYLPRGWVHAARSGDTTSIHLTIGVSAMTGLDVLRSLVDALADDAEFRASLPMGIDMAHSGETAAIASKMMAALTETVRDRGADLSDRVAARMARRHGDRTRPVPVAPLATLDAAAAAETTRVRWRRGLLATLEDADGRVRLRLPDRTMSFPEFCAPALRALQAGGVLDAATLPGLDAHDGAVLLRRLLREAVAVAVAD
- a CDS encoding L,D-transpeptidase, whose translation is MRSDRRARAACLAALLAVVAAFGIVSSSAPQCPDRCQALAAGSASHFAPPAPPSPTAPARLLVTPGAGAEDVKPDARVLVAAVEGTVESVTMVNDADKEIPGVLTPDGKTWKPTLQLGFGRTYTMTIAGRGPGGMPTLQTSSFRTVDPGEQASVYLDTVGYAPIEEGGTYGVGMVVVANFDHAVDRAAAERHLRVRTDPPVTGGWYWIDDETAHWRPQKYYAPGTKVSVEADIYGDKLSDDLYGAEDAKVNFVIGDAHVSIADDTTKQVSVFDNGKLVRTMPTSMGMGGTETIGGNTLSFWTPPGVYTVIDKANPVIMDSSSFGLPVNSRLGYRETIPWATKISSDGIYLHQLNSTVWAQGNTNLSHGCLNLNSDNAQWFFSFSRPGDVVEVRNTGGPPLRLDQNGDWTLPWAEWVKGSALRH
- a CDS encoding DUF6636 domain-containing protein — its product is MTLCGRVASVAVAALCAAGVGAAPVAAADVVGFTSPSGNVGCILTEDMVRCDIADRSWAPPPRTADCPDFTDYGQGLTLGRTGAPRFVCAGDTALGAGPALPYGEDRAGAGISCRSEMSGMRCLNTDGRGFTLSREDYTVF
- a CDS encoding three-helix bundle dimerization domain-containing protein, which translates into the protein MIALSEQQIIDQLAQRLADAHAAVEPGRVAAVVHEQYARFEGRPIRDFVPLFVERNAKAELTRLAV